One Carassius carassius chromosome 20, fCarCar2.1, whole genome shotgun sequence DNA segment encodes these proteins:
- the LOC132095988 gene encoding AP-1 complex subunit mu-1-like: MSASAVYVLDLKGKVLICRNYRGDVDMSEIEHFMSLLMDKEEEGMLSPILAHGGVRFMWIKHNNLYLVATSKKNACVSLVFSFLYKIVQVFSEYFKELEEESIRDNFVIIYELLDELMDFGYPQTTDSKILQEYITQEGHKLDTGAPRPPATVTNAVSWRSEGIKYRKNEVFLDVIESVNLLVSANGNVLCSEIVGSIKMRVFLSGMPELRLGLNDKVLFENTGRGKSKSVELEDVKFHQCVRLSRFENDRTISFIPPDGEFELMSYRLNTHVKPLIWIESVIEKHSHSRIEYMIKAKSQFKRRSTANNVEIHIPVPTDADTPKFKTTVGSVKWVPENSEIVWSIKSFPGGKEYLMRAHFGLPSVEAEDKEGKPPISVKFEIPYFTTSGIQVRYLKIIEKSGYQALPWVRYITQNGDYQLRTQ; encoded by the exons ATGTCGGCGAGCGCTGTTTATGTGTTGGATCTGAAGGGGAAG GTGCTGATCTGCCGTAATTACCGCGGTGATGTGGACATGTCCGAGATCGAGCATTTCATGTCTCTGCTGATGGATAAAGAGGAGGAGGGGATGCTGTCGCCCATCCTGGCTCACGGGGGAGTTCGCTTCATGTGGATCAAGCACAATAACCTGTACC TTGTTGCAACATCCAAGAAGAATGCTTGTGTCTCCCTGGTTTTCTCCTTCCTCTACAAAATTGTTCAG GTTTTCTCTGAATACTTTAAGGAGCTGGAGGAGGAGAGCATCAGAGATAACTTTGTCATAATCTACGAGCTGCTGGATGAACTCATGGACTTTGGATACCCGCAAACCACTGACAGCAAGATCCTCCAGGA ATACATCACGCAGGAAGGTCACAAGCTGGACACGGGGGCTCCTCGGCCCCCTGCTACGGTCACCAACGCCGTCTCCTGGAGGTCAGAGGGCATCAAGTACAGGAAGAACGAGGTTTTCCTGGACGTCATCGAGTCTGTCAACCTCCTG GTCAGCGCGAACGGAAACGTCCTCTGCAGTGAGATCGTGGGCTCCATTAAGATGAGAGTGTTCCTCTCAGGGATGCCCGAGCTGCGTTTGGGTCTGAATGACAAGGTTCTGTTTGAGAACACCGGCC GTGGTAAGAGTAAGTCCGTGGAGCTGGAGGATGTGAAGTTTCATCAGTGTGTGCGTCTGTCTCGATTTGAGAACGATCGCACGATCTCCTTCATCCCTCCGGACGGAGAGTTTGAGCTGATGTCCTACCGCCTCAACACACAC GTGAAGCCTCTGATCTGGATCGAGTCTGTGATTGAGAAGCATTCACACAGCAGAATCGAGTACATGATCAAG GCCAAGTCTCAGTTTAAGCGACGTTCCACTGCCAACAACGTGGAGATCCACATCCCAGTCCCGACGGACGCCGACACGCCCAAGTTTAAGACCACGGTGGGCAGCGTCAAGTGGGTGCCGGAGAACAGCGAGATCGTTTGGTCCATCAAATCTTTCCCT ggaggTAAGGAGTACCTGATGAGGGCTCATTTCGGGCTGCCCAGCGTTGAGGCGGAGGACAAGGAGGGAAAACCACCAATCAGTGTCAAGTTTGAGATTCCTTATTTCACCACCTCTGGAATACAG gTGCGTTACCTGAAGATCATCGAGAAGAGCGGCTATCAGGCCCTTCCCTGGGTGCGATACATCACCCAGAACGGAG
- the LOC132095707 gene encoding lipoprotein lipase yields MGTESFWLLLIGFSLIASDPISNSTEVFASNSSELTVDYRDIRSKFSIRNPEFPDEDLCYLIPGQRDSISDCNFKNDSQTFLIIHGWSVAGLFESWVYKLVSALFEREPSANVIVVDWLDRASKHYPKSAENTGLVGADVARFVNWLEEMDYPLEKVHLLGYSLGAHVAGVAGNLTNNKVNRITGLDPAGPSFENAESLRRLSPDDASFVDVLHTNTRGSPDLSIGIQRPVGHVDIYPNGGTFQPGCSIQNTMKLIATYGIYNMDQIVKCSHERSIHLFIDSLVNRAYQSWAYRCSSRDAFNKGLCLSCRKNRCNKLGYAVNKIRSARSAKMFLKTRDMMPFKVFHYQIKLHLFSDKNMTLLEQPMKVSLFGTTDERDDIAVTVPSMSSNSTVSFLLTSDKDIGELMMLSLHWEKDSYLYGFFSTNQFMIRKIRIKSGETQSKLIFRPREGEFGSLVQGGDAVVFVKSSETPQSRRQQRQHRLKHLGSFFKQSINEATADMSKEPELNHDESTEIMTEATAQLNASNTL; encoded by the exons ATGGGAACAGAAAGCTTCTGGCTTCTGCTAATCGGATTTTCTCTTATTGCGAGCGACCCAATCTCCAACTCTACTGAAGTGTTTGCTA GTAACTCCTCTGAGCTGACGGTGGACTACAGGGACATCAGGTCCAAGTTCTCCATCAGAAACCCAGAGTTCCCTGACGAGGATCTTTGCTATCTCATCCCGGGACAACGGGACTCTATTTCTGACTGCAACTTTAAAAATGATTCCCAAACCTTCCTCATTATCCACGGATGGTCG GTGGCGGGTTTGTTTGAGAGCTGGGTCTACAAGCTGGTGTCGGCTCTGTTTGAACGTGAACCCAGTGCCAATGTTATTGTTGTGGACTGGCTGGATCGGGCCAGCAAACACTACCCCAAATCAGCAGAAAACACCGGGCTGGTTGGGGCAGACGTGGCCAGGTTTGTCAACTGGCTGGAG GAGATGGACTATCCTCTGGAGAAAGTGCATCTGTTAGGCTACAGTCTCGGTGCACATGTGGCCGGCGTCGCAGGAAACCTCACCAACAACAAAGTCAACAGAATCACAG GCCTGGACCCCGCGGGCCCCAGCTTTGAGAACGCTGAGAGTCTGAGGCGTCTGTCACCTGATGATGCCTCTTTTGTGGACGTCCTGCACACAAACACCAGAGGCTCGCCGGACCTCAGCATCGGCATCCAGAGACCCGTGGGTCACGTGGACATTTACCCCAACGGAGGCACCTTCCAGCCGGGCTGCAGCATCCAGAACACCATGAAGCTCATCGCCACCTACGGCATTTACA ACATGGATCAGATCGTCAAATGCTCTCACGAGCGCTCCATTCACCTGTTCATCGACTCGCTGGTGAACCGGGCGTACCAGAGCTGGGCGTATCGCTGCAGCTCCAGAGACGCCTTCAACAAGGGCCTGTGTCTGAGCTGCCGCAAGAACCGCTGCAACAAACTGGGCTACGCCGTCAACAAGATCCGCAGCGCCAGGAGCGCAAAGATGTTCCTCAAGACCCGAGACATGATGCCGTTTAAGG TGTTTCATTATCAGATTAAACTGCATCTGTTCAGTGACAAAAACATGACTTTGTTGGAGCAGCCGATGAAAGTGTCTCTGTTCGGGACGACCGATGAGAGGGACGACATCGCTGTCACTGT GCCCAGCATGAGCAGCAACAGCACCGTCTCGTTCCTGCTGACGTCTGACAAAGACATCGGCGAGCTGATGATGCTCAGCTTACACTGGGAGAAAGACTCGTATCTCTACGGCTTCTTCAGCACCAATCAGTTCATGATCCGCAAAATCAGGATCAAATCTGGAGAAACACAGTCCAA gCTAATATTCAGACCCAGAGAAGGAGAATTTGGTTCACTGGTTCAAGGTGgagacgctgttgtgtttgtgaaGTCCAGCGAGACGCCGCAGAGCAGGAGACAGCAGAG GCAGCACAGACTGAAGCATCTCGGGAGCTTCTTCAAACAGAGCATCAACGAAGCAACCGCAGACATGAGTAAAGAACCGGAGTTAAATCATGATGAATCAACAGAGATCATGACAGAAGCCACCGCGCAGCTCAACGCTTCAAAcactttgtga